The window TACTCGACACCTTCAGTGCGGTCTCACTCTTGATCAAACCCACACGGTTTTCGCCGTCTTGCTTCATCGCACTGGTCACCTGAACCAATCGTTTGACGACCTTTTCGGTGATGTTCTCGACCATATGGCGATCGGTAAAGGCAACCTTTCGGATGTAAACCGAACCCAACCGATAGCCCCACTTTTCTGACAGAGGCGACACCGCCTGCCGGACAGTTCGGGAAAGACTGTGCCGATCCTCGAGCATCTTTTCCATTTCCAAGTTGCTGAGCGTCGAGATCGTCGAACTGGTCACGTTGGCTTGCAACGAACCGTCTGGGTTCGCATTGGTGAATAAGAACGCAATCGGATCTTGCACCTGCATTTCGTACCAAATCCCCACGCCCATCGGCGTGCCTTCTTCCGAGTTGACCATTTGGCTGCGCAAGTAGTGCTGACGCAGCGCGGTGTCGACGACGTACTTCTTTCCAAAGAAAGGAATCAACATCGCCTTGGCACCAAAGTGAACCAAAGGGAATTGCAAACCGGGCGTTTTGATCTCGCCCAACACTTTGCCGAACAGAGTGAACACCTGCGACTCGCATTCAGCGACGCAGCAATACAAACCAAAGAAACGAGCGAATCCGAGCAGGATCGGAACCAACATCAACCCGAAAACAAAGCCGGGAACAAAACCAAGAACATCCATCTTATGCATTCCCTTCAATATTTGATTCGGTTTGATAAATACGTTCGGTGCGTTTGAACAACGGCACACGAAGGTTCCGCAAGTAAGCCTTCAAGCAATCCGATCCGCCCTCGGACTTGATGCTGATCAATGTCCCGGCGAGTTCATGAAGCGGTGCCACTTCGGCTTGGGCATTGTTCGTCGCAATCTCCACCGCGCGAGCACTCATCGTGATCTGCTGTTCCGAATCCGCACGCGCGGTGCTGATGTCAGCGGCGACTTGGTTGCGTGTGCTATTGATCGCGGACAACGCCCGGTCGACTTCGGCGGGCGGATCAATTTCGGTGATCAAAGCGGCATCCAGCTCAATGCCGTAGCGTCCCGTTGTCGAACGGCACTGTTCTTCCATGTACTGATTCAACAGCGGCAAATTCTTCCGCAAATCATTGATCGAAACGCCTTCTGAAAGCTCCACGGCACTCGTTTTGGATTCCACACCATCTTCACCGGTCCCGGCGATGGCTTCGGTTTCCGCCACCGCATCGGCCAACAAGCTTTGCCCCTTGGGATCAACAAAATTCGCGATCCGTTCTCGAAGCACTGAGACGAAGTATCCCATCACGTGCTCCAGCGGACTCTCCACGCCGAACAAGTACGGGTACAGATTGTTTTCACTGATCCGATAGCGAATCTGGCCGTTGACTCCCGTGGTGAGGTTGTCTTTTGTGACCGCCTCGATCGTGCTTTGAGCCTTGGATGGGTCCCAAGTCAAATCGACGGTTTGCGTCGCGACGCTGACCTTGTGAACTCGTTGCCAAGGCAACTTGAAGTAGGGACCACCGGGACCGATCACTTCGACCTGCGGGTACTCATAGCGTTCTCGCTCGTCGTCCGAGAGAGCTTGACCATCGGAACCTGCCCCGAGGCGTTTGACCGCCCCAAAGGTCGTGACCACCGCACGCTGGTCCGGCCGAACGGTGTACAAACACCCGACCAGGACTTTGAGCACGGCATAGAAGCCGACTCCCATCATCAACCCAACCAAGAAAAACACGCTGCTACCTCCAAGGGAAATGTTTCGTTCAACCTGACCTAAATGTCACCCGAACTCGACAGCGAAACGCTGCTTGAAACCCTAGCCCGCGAAGAAAGCCGGGGGGCAGTTTTCCAACAATTCATTCGCTTCCGGAGTGGATTGAATCGAATGTAGCGACTGAAAGAGGGTGACGCTCAGGAAAGAGGCAGGTTTGCCAGGAAGAGAGGGCGCGCCGGTTGGTTGGATGCTTGGCGGTGATCGTTTCGCGGCGATTCGGAGGCGAAGCTTCGAACGCGGAGATTGAAAAAGTCAAATTGACAATTTTAAATTGCAAATTGCAGACAGAGCTTCTGCCCCCAAGTAGGCCAGGTTATTACCTGGCACCCAGCCGATGCTTTGGAACAAAGCGAGGCGTCCGATCACCTCACCAGCAACCTCACAAACCTACCGGCCATTCACCTCGCCATGTCGAACATGGCCTACACAGGCGGCGGCTCGAACGCGGAGATTGAAAAAGTCAAACTGACAATTTTAAATTGCAGATAGAGCTTCCGCGCCAAGTAGGCCAGGTCATTACCTGGCACCCAGCCGATGCTTTGGAACAAAGCGAGGCGTCCAATCACCTCACCTGCAAGCTCCAAACTTGCCAGCCATTCACCACGCCATGTGAAACATGGCCTACATACGCGGCGGTTCGTGGGCGGAAATCAAAAAGCTAAATTGACAATTTCAAATTGCAAATTGCAGACAAACCTTCCGCGCCCAGGTAGGCCAGGTTATTACCTGGCACCCAGCCGATGCTTTGGAACAAAGCGAGGCGTCCAATCACCTCACCGGCAAGCTCCAAACCTGCCAGCCATTCACCACGCCATGTCAAACATGGCCTACGGAAATCTGAGAGCGATCTAGCGAAGCAATACGGCTTCGAGCTGTTTTTCGCAGGACGCGACCAACTCATTGATGATCGAATCGGCATCGCCGCCGCTGAGCGTCTCCGTCTGGCTCTGCAGTTCCATCGAGAACAACACGCGTTTCTTGTTCGGGCCGTCGACCTTTTCGTTGCGATACGTTTCGCGATAGGTCAGATCCGCTAAACGTTCCTTCGCCGCCTTGCGAACCAACCCGGCCAACTCGTTCCAACGCACCGATTCCGGCAACACCAAATTGAGGTCACGCTGAATCGATGGGAATGAACTGACCGCCTGCTGCTGCGGTACCAATCGCGATTGATTGACCAACACGTCAGCCGACAATTCCGCGGCGACAACACGGCCGGTCAACTTCCATTGCTTGACCAACTTGCCATCGACAAAACCCAG of the Rhodopirellula baltica SH 1 genome contains:
- a CDS encoding SPFH domain-containing protein; this encodes MFFLVGLMMGVGFYAVLKVLVGCLYTVRPDQRAVVTTFGAVKRLGAGSDGQALSDDERERYEYPQVEVIGPGGPYFKLPWQRVHKVSVATQTVDLTWDPSKAQSTIEAVTKDNLTTGVNGQIRYRISENNLYPYLFGVESPLEHVMGYFVSVLRERIANFVDPKGQSLLADAVAETEAIAGTGEDGVESKTSAVELSEGVSINDLRKNLPLLNQYMEEQCRSTTGRYGIELDAALITEIDPPAEVDRALSAINSTRNQVAADISTARADSEQQITMSARAVEIATNNAQAEVAPLHELAGTLISIKSEGGSDCLKAYLRNLRVPLFKRTERIYQTESNIEGNA
- a CDS encoding SPFH domain-containing protein translates to MDVLGFVPGFVFGLMLVPILLGFARFFGLYCCVAECESQVFTLFGKVLGEIKTPGLQFPLVHFGAKAMLIPFFGKKYVVDTALRQHYLRSQMVNSEEGTPMGVGIWYEMQVQDPIAFLFTNANPDGSLQANVTSSTISTLSNLEMEKMLEDRHSLSRTVRQAVSPLSEKWGYRLGSVYIRKVAFTDRHMVENITEKVVKRLVQVTSAMKQDGENRVGLIKSETALKVSSKMAEAAAARPSVVGEKLNEIAKRDPEILEAVLQVMEAENLLESGASVSVLPNSANVLIQAN